In Dehalococcoidia bacterium, one genomic interval encodes:
- a CDS encoding citrate synthase — protein MPSDTLTVTDNRTGQSYEIPVSNGTVRAMDLRQIRVNEGDFGLMTYDPAFTNTASCQSAITYIDGDRGVLEYRGYPIEQLAEQSTYLETAYLIIYGELPTKAQLDEWTHNITYHTMVHENIKKFVEGFRYDAHPMGMLVGTIGALSTFYPEARHVDDPESREAQTWRLIAKMPTLAAFCYRHNRGMPYVYPDNGLSFPGNFLNMLWRMGQVEYKPNPVLERAMDVLFILHADHEQNCSTNAMRSVGSSRSDPYSSTAAAAAALYGPLHGGANEEVLRMLEEIGDKKRVPEFVKKFKSGEGRLMGFGHRVYKNYDPRAKIIKRTADEVFEQVGRNPLLDIALELERIALEDDYFIERKLYPNVDFYSGIIYQALGFPVEMFPVLFAIPRTAGWVAQWREMITDPEQKIARPRQVYTGRRQCDYVPMDKR, from the coding sequence ATGCCGAGCGACACGCTCACCGTCACCGACAATCGCACGGGCCAGTCGTACGAGATTCCCGTCAGCAACGGCACCGTGCGCGCGATGGACCTCCGGCAGATCCGGGTCAACGAGGGCGACTTCGGGCTGATGACGTACGACCCGGCGTTCACCAACACGGCGTCGTGCCAGAGCGCCATTACGTACATCGACGGGGACCGCGGTGTGCTCGAGTATCGCGGATATCCGATCGAGCAGTTGGCGGAGCAGAGCACCTACCTGGAAACCGCGTACTTGATCATCTACGGCGAACTGCCGACGAAGGCGCAACTCGACGAGTGGACGCACAACATCACGTACCACACGATGGTACACGAGAACATCAAGAAGTTCGTCGAGGGGTTTCGGTACGACGCACATCCCATGGGCATGCTCGTCGGCACGATCGGCGCGCTCTCGACGTTCTATCCGGAGGCGCGTCACGTCGACGACCCGGAGTCGCGCGAGGCGCAGACGTGGCGGCTGATCGCGAAGATGCCGACGCTCGCGGCGTTCTGTTACCGGCACAACCGCGGCATGCCGTATGTCTACCCGGACAACGGCCTGTCGTTCCCGGGCAATTTCCTGAACATGCTGTGGCGCATGGGCCAGGTGGAGTACAAGCCCAACCCGGTGCTGGAACGCGCGATGGATGTCCTGTTCATCCTGCACGCGGACCACGAGCAGAATTGCAGCACCAACGCCATGCGTTCGGTCGGCAGTTCGCGGAGCGACCCGTACTCGTCGACGGCGGCCGCGGCGGCGGCGCTCTACGGGCCGCTGCACGGCGGCGCCAACGAAGAAGTGCTGCGGATGCTCGAAGAGATCGGCGACAAGAAGCGGGTGCCGGAGTTCGTGAAGAAGTTCAAGTCCGGCGAAGGCCGCCTGATGGGCTTCGGGCACCGCGTGTACAAGAACTACGACCCGCGCGCCAAGATCATCAAGCGCACAGCCGATGAGGTGTTCGAGCAGGTTGGGCGCAACCCGCTGCTCGACATCGCGCTCGAGTTGGAGCGGATCGCGCTGGAGGATGACTACTTCATCGAACGCAAGTTGTACCCGAACGTCGATTTCTATTCGGGCATCATCTACCAGGCGCTTGGCTTCCCGGTCGAGATGTTCCCGGTGCTCTTCGCGATCCCGCGGACGGCGGGTTGGGTGGCGCAGTGGCGCGAGATGATCACGGACCCGGAGCAAAAGATCGCGCGACCGCGGCAGGTGTACACGGGGCGGCGGCAGTGCGACTACGTGCCGATGGACAAGCGCTGA